One genomic segment of Paenibacillus sp. FSL H8-0332 includes these proteins:
- a CDS encoding substrate-binding domain-containing protein: protein MKSLRVWLTVLLCGVLWISVSSCFNASPAYISTSKTRNIHLIVKMNKGDYWNTLKLGAEAAAKEFNVNLTFKAPDSESDIEEQVVMVEESIKEKVDVVILAASSYMGLAQVVDQAAYSRIPVISVDAEVGSAKVRSYVGSNGYEAGQKSAERLIQLLGGYGEIGIINFTNSSLTPDSGKTGSIDYGARDADEREKGFLNYAARYPNVKVVQIAYTSSSTSDAENLTREMLNKYPKLRGIATLNEIASQGAARVIQGLKRDSVKMIAFDSSPSMMESLQDGTVQATVIQNPFSNGYLAVKYAVEALEGMDIPERVDTGTKLIDLENMLWPENQKLLFPFVR, encoded by the coding sequence GTGAAAAGCCTGCGTGTATGGCTCACCGTGCTGCTGTGCGGAGTGCTGTGGATCTCTGTGTCCTCTTGCTTCAATGCCTCGCCGGCCTATATCAGCACCAGCAAGACGCGGAATATCCACCTGATTGTCAAGATGAACAAAGGGGATTACTGGAACACCCTGAAGCTCGGAGCAGAGGCTGCGGCGAAGGAATTCAATGTCAATCTGACCTTCAAGGCGCCGGATTCGGAGAGTGATATTGAGGAGCAAGTTGTTATGGTGGAGGAGTCCATCAAGGAGAAGGTGGATGTGGTTATACTCGCGGCCAGCAGCTATATGGGACTGGCGCAGGTCGTGGACCAGGCGGCGTATTCCAGAATTCCGGTGATCTCAGTCGATGCGGAGGTCGGCTCGGCCAAGGTTCGTTCTTATGTGGGTTCGAACGGCTACGAGGCCGGACAGAAGTCCGCCGAGCGGCTGATTCAGCTGCTGGGGGGCTATGGCGAGATCGGGATCATTAACTTCACCAATTCGTCGCTTACCCCGGACTCCGGCAAAACTGGCAGTATCGACTATGGTGCGCGGGATGCAGATGAGCGGGAAAAGGGTTTTCTGAATTATGCCGCCCGTTACCCTAACGTCAAAGTGGTACAAATCGCCTACACCTCCTCCAGCACCTCCGACGCCGAAAATCTGACCCGGGAGATGCTGAATAAGTATCCCAAGCTGCGCGGCATTGCCACTCTGAATGAAATTGCGTCACAGGGTGCGGCGAGGGTGATTCAGGGCCTTAAGAGGGATAGTGTGAAAATGATTGCTTTTGACAGCTCGCCCTCCATGATGGAATCGCTTCAGGATGGCACTGTGCAGGCGACCGTGATCCAGAATCCGTTCAGCAACGGGTATCTGGCGGTGAAATATGCAGTGGAGGCCCTTGAAGGTATGGACATTCCCGAACGCGTAGATACCGGCACCAAGCTCATCGATCTGGAGAATATGCTGTGGCCTGAGAATCAGAAGCTGCTGTTCCCGTTTGTCCGGTAG
- a CDS encoding GNAT family N-acetyltransferase translates to MNSSTQEQVLQIRKCGMNDLERVTALLREFGYPTTLSVMKERMEGMEHDPFHCTLVAELNNEVVGMIGLRQVKSYYKHADCITEITALIVSEELRGQGLGKRLVAAAEEWARHQGCCQLFLRSGNRVERAPAHAFYRHIGFEKTTGYRFNKALL, encoded by the coding sequence ATGAACAGTAGTACTCAGGAGCAGGTACTGCAAATTCGCAAATGCGGCATGAATGATCTGGAGAGAGTGACAGCCCTTTTGCGTGAATTCGGCTATCCGACAACGCTTAGCGTGATGAAAGAGAGAATGGAAGGCATGGAGCATGATCCGTTCCACTGCACCCTGGTCGCAGAGCTCAATAACGAAGTTGTGGGAATGATCGGTTTACGGCAGGTGAAGTCCTACTACAAGCATGCCGATTGTATTACGGAGATCACCGCGCTGATCGTATCTGAGGAGCTTAGAGGACAAGGCCTTGGCAAAAGACTCGTAGCTGCAGCGGAAGAATGGGCTCGCCATCAGGGCTGCTGCCAGCTGTTCTTGCGGAGCGGCAACCGCGTTGAACGTGCACCTGCACATGCGTTTTACCGCCATATCGGCTTTGAAAAGACAACAGGCTACCGCTTCAACAAAGCCCTGCTATAA
- a CDS encoding sugar ABC transporter ATP-binding protein — protein MANTEFLLEMNGITKEFPGVKALDGVSIKVRPGSVHALMGENGAGKSTLMKCLFGIYSPDAGEIFLDGQKASISNSSEALKHGISMIHQELHPVPFRSVMENIWLGRFPTKGIGPIQFIDHKKMFTDTENLFKDLDIDLNPETLVGKLSVSKIQSIEIAKAVSFHSRVIVMDEPTSSLTSVEVEHLFRIIRDLQKRGVAIIYISHKMEEILEISDEVTIMRDGKKIGTWPSAELTTDLIISKMVGRDLTNRFPERTNVPGKVFMKVEGLTSPEPRSFKDVSFELRRGEILGIGGLVGAQRTEVIEALFGLRAVKSGSISIDGKKVKINSPQDAKKHGLALLTEERRATGIFPVLSVHENGAIANLDRYKTPYLLLNGRKKKVEVDKMIEKLRTKTPTTKTQIMNLSGGNQQKVLLARWLLTEPEVLLLDEPTRGIDVGAKFEIYTIIADLAKQGKSIIMISSEMPELLGMSDRVMVMSEGRLTGILEGAQATETEVMRLAAQH, from the coding sequence ATGGCAAATACGGAATTTTTGCTGGAAATGAACGGCATTACCAAAGAATTTCCCGGCGTGAAGGCGCTGGATGGAGTCAGCATTAAGGTTCGTCCGGGCTCGGTTCATGCACTTATGGGCGAGAACGGGGCAGGCAAGTCCACACTGATGAAATGTCTCTTTGGAATCTATTCACCGGATGCCGGTGAGATCTTTCTGGATGGCCAGAAGGCCTCCATCTCGAATTCGAGCGAGGCACTGAAGCATGGAATCTCGATGATCCACCAGGAGCTGCACCCTGTACCTTTCCGCAGCGTGATGGAGAATATCTGGCTCGGACGTTTTCCGACCAAGGGCATCGGGCCGATTCAGTTCATTGACCACAAAAAAATGTTCACAGACACAGAAAACTTATTTAAAGATCTGGATATCGATCTGAATCCCGAAACTTTGGTGGGCAAGCTGTCCGTATCCAAGATCCAATCTATCGAAATCGCGAAGGCAGTCTCTTTTCACTCCCGCGTAATTGTCATGGATGAGCCTACCTCGTCCTTAACCAGCGTGGAAGTGGAGCATCTGTTCCGGATCATCCGGGACCTGCAAAAAAGAGGCGTAGCTATTATCTATATATCTCACAAAATGGAAGAAATCCTGGAGATCTCCGATGAAGTGACGATTATGCGTGATGGTAAAAAAATCGGCACCTGGCCCTCGGCCGAGCTGACCACGGACCTGATTATCTCCAAGATGGTCGGACGCGATCTGACGAACCGTTTCCCGGAGCGCACCAATGTTCCAGGTAAGGTGTTCATGAAAGTGGAAGGCTTGACTTCACCGGAGCCGCGTTCCTTCAAGGATGTCTCCTTCGAGCTTAGACGGGGTGAGATTCTTGGTATCGGCGGACTGGTAGGCGCACAGCGGACCGAGGTGATTGAAGCCTTGTTCGGACTACGCGCCGTGAAATCCGGCTCCATCTCGATTGACGGTAAGAAGGTGAAGATTAACTCTCCGCAGGATGCCAAAAAACACGGGCTGGCCCTGTTAACCGAGGAGCGCCGCGCTACGGGGATTTTCCCGGTGCTGTCTGTGCATGAGAATGGCGCCATCGCCAACCTTGACCGCTACAAGACGCCTTATCTGCTGCTGAATGGCCGCAAGAAGAAGGTTGAAGTCGATAAAATGATTGAAAAGCTGCGCACTAAGACGCCTACGACCAAAACGCAGATTATGAATCTCTCCGGCGGGAATCAGCAAAAGGTGCTGCTGGCCAGATGGCTGCTGACCGAGCCTGAGGTGCTGCTGCTCGATGAGCCGACACGCGGGATTGACGTTGGTGCGAAATTCGAAATCTATACGATCATTGCCGACCTGGCGAAGCAGGGGAAGAGCATCATCATGATCTCCTCGGAAATGCCCGAGCTGCTGGGGATGTCTGACCGTGTTATGGTGATGTCGGAAGGACGGCTGACAGGAATACTCGAAGGTGCGCAGGCTACGGAAACCGAAGTGATGCGTCTCGCTGCACAGCATTAA
- a CDS encoding galactose ABC transporter substrate-binding protein: protein MKKITSVLLASALLGAALAGCGGNNNKAADPANTGTAANTANSGSTETPKVGVAIYKFDDTFMTGVRNSIDAAAKGIATVDIVDSQNSQPTQNDKVDLFITKKYNGMLINPVDRTAAGVIIDKAKTANIPVVFLNREPLPEDMKKWDKVYYVGAKAEESGTMSGQLIVDYWKAHPEADKNGDGVLQYVMLKGEPGHQDAELRTTFSIQAIEDAGIKVEKLAEDTAMWDRVKGQEKMAAFLGSHGDKIEAVLANNDDMALGAIEALKAQGYFSGDKYMPVVGVDATAPAVQALQDGTMLGTVLNDANNQGKAAITLAALLAKGETPTKENVGFDITDNQFVWISYKKITKDNVADAK from the coding sequence ATGAAAAAAATCACTTCCGTTTTACTTGCCAGTGCATTGCTGGGTGCTGCTCTCGCGGGCTGCGGCGGCAACAATAACAAGGCGGCTGACCCTGCTAACACAGGGACTGCGGCTAACACAGCGAATTCCGGTTCAACTGAGACTCCAAAGGTCGGCGTAGCGATCTACAAATTCGACGACACGTTCATGACGGGTGTCCGTAATTCCATCGACGCTGCTGCAAAGGGCATTGCCACTGTAGACATCGTAGACAGCCAGAACTCCCAGCCTACACAGAACGATAAGGTGGATCTGTTCATCACCAAGAAATATAACGGCATGCTGATCAACCCGGTAGACCGTACCGCTGCGGGGGTCATCATTGACAAGGCTAAGACAGCGAACATTCCGGTGGTCTTCCTGAACCGTGAGCCGCTGCCGGAAGATATGAAGAAATGGGATAAGGTCTACTATGTAGGCGCGAAAGCCGAAGAGTCCGGCACCATGTCCGGCCAGCTGATCGTGGATTACTGGAAGGCTCACCCTGAAGCGGACAAGAACGGCGACGGCGTGCTGCAATATGTCATGCTGAAGGGCGAACCGGGACACCAGGATGCCGAGCTGCGTACCACGTTCTCCATTCAGGCGATCGAAGATGCAGGCATCAAGGTAGAGAAGCTGGCTGAAGATACCGCCATGTGGGATCGTGTAAAAGGCCAGGAAAAAATGGCAGCCTTCCTCGGCTCCCACGGTGACAAGATTGAAGCCGTACTTGCTAACAACGATGACATGGCACTCGGCGCAATCGAAGCTCTGAAGGCTCAAGGCTACTTCAGCGGCGACAAATACATGCCGGTTGTAGGCGTGGATGCAACCGCTCCTGCGGTTCAGGCTTTACAGGATGGAACGATGCTGGGTACCGTACTGAACGATGCCAATAACCAAGGTAAAGCAGCGATTACCCTGGCCGCTCTGCTGGCCAAAGGCGAAACGCCAACCAAAGAGAACGTAGGCTTCGACATCACAGACAACCAGTTTGTATGGATATCCTACAAAAAGATCACCAAAGACAACGTAGCAGACGCTAAATAA
- the purT gene encoding formate-dependent phosphoribosylglycinamide formyltransferase — MWGAPLTARSKKLLLLGSGELGKEVIIEAQRLGVETVAVDRYEAAPAMGVAHRSYVLDMLDAEALKQLIRAEKPDLIVPEIEAIATGALVELEEEGFHVVPTARAARLTMDREGIRRLAAEELGLPTAAYRFADSLDELRQAVLELGTPCVIKPIMSSSGKGQSVCRTPEDAEGCWNTALEGARAKGTRVIVEAFVTFESEITLLTVRSVSGTVFCPPIGHIQQDGDYVESWQPHQMSGAQLEEAEAIARKVTDQLGGYGIFGVELFLTADGVLFSEVSPRPHDTGMVTMITQDLSEFALHVRAILGFPLEAVRLLTPGASATLKSDGAGQAFAVTGIEEALALPRTQVRIFGKPEIRPGRRMAVTLSSAEDVEIARMTAKQAASKLQVEVYKDEQ; from the coding sequence ATGTGGGGAGCTCCTTTAACAGCCCGGAGTAAAAAGCTGCTGCTGCTCGGCAGCGGTGAACTGGGTAAGGAAGTCATTATCGAAGCTCAGCGCCTTGGCGTAGAGACCGTAGCTGTGGATCGTTATGAGGCGGCACCCGCGATGGGCGTGGCCCACCGCTCTTATGTACTGGACATGCTGGATGCAGAGGCACTGAAGCAGCTTATCCGTGCAGAGAAGCCCGATTTGATTGTACCGGAGATTGAAGCTATTGCTACCGGGGCACTCGTGGAGCTCGAGGAAGAAGGGTTTCATGTAGTACCTACTGCCCGCGCTGCACGGCTGACCATGGACCGCGAAGGCATCCGCCGTCTGGCAGCAGAAGAGCTGGGCTTGCCTACAGCCGCCTACCGGTTCGCTGACAGTCTGGATGAACTGCGCCAGGCCGTGCTGGAGCTGGGAACACCTTGTGTCATTAAGCCGATCATGAGCTCTTCCGGCAAAGGCCAGAGTGTGTGCAGGACACCTGAGGATGCGGAGGGCTGCTGGAATACGGCGCTTGAAGGCGCACGTGCCAAAGGAACACGCGTCATCGTGGAAGCCTTTGTCACGTTTGAGAGCGAGATCACACTGCTTACTGTCCGTTCGGTTAGCGGAACCGTGTTCTGCCCGCCGATTGGCCACATCCAGCAGGATGGCGATTATGTGGAGTCCTGGCAGCCGCATCAGATGAGCGGGGCGCAGCTGGAAGAGGCTGAGGCCATCGCCCGGAAGGTTACCGATCAGCTTGGCGGGTATGGAATTTTTGGTGTGGAGCTCTTCCTCACCGCCGATGGGGTTCTGTTCAGTGAAGTGTCCCCCCGGCCGCATGACACAGGTATGGTTACAATGATTACGCAGGATTTGTCGGAATTTGCTCTGCATGTCAGAGCCATTCTTGGATTTCCGCTGGAAGCGGTACGTTTGTTGACACCGGGAGCTTCGGCCACCCTGAAGTCTGATGGAGCCGGACAAGCTTTTGCTGTGACCGGGATTGAAGAGGCGTTGGCCCTTCCCCGCACGCAGGTCCGGATATTCGGCAAGCCGGAGATCCGCCCTGGACGGCGGATGGCAGTAACACTCAGTTCAGCGGAAGATGTTGAAATCGCGCGGATGACGGCCAAGCAGGCTGCGTCTAAGCTACAAGTGGAGGTATACAAGGATGAACAGTAG
- a CDS encoding sensor histidine kinase, which yields MNKPKGYFFPLRPGSRKSGRLRLSSKLRSIQLIITLTFMAVTAAVAVIVSVLLYGKFANTAEENANLNMQQIIEQVNYNLELYVKGMGSIFATAEKQITSTPSIDSPLLYERMDTLMSSREDLVSVAVFTPQGKYVVGTPGQTMRLNTQLESQSWFTTAKRTSEISYSAPHIQNLFKGRYTWVVSISKLIQYRENGELRTGVLLLDFNFRTIDQLSKQVKLGKRGYAYILDPLGNIVYHPQQQLIYAGLKYENVEPVLEYAYRSYLDESTGEKRFITVRTLAQTGWKIVGVAYYDEIVTTKRDLNQFLAWFLGVVLVCVIAVSVFLSWLIASPIRKLERTVKQVADGDLNTPINVSGAYEVEQLSKRFNMMLQRIRQLMEQIIYEQETKRKGELEVLQSQINPHFLYNTLNSVIRLAERGKTDEVVTMIQSLSKFFRISLSKGKNIITIQEELDHIRHYLVIQSFRFKNKFRYEIAAQEEVLECQTIKLILQPIVENALYHGIEMLPDEGLISITAGLQDGLVTLRVSDNGLGMTKETMNGILSGSVKSTSGSGVGVRNVHERIGLYYGREYGLAFQSELEEGTVVTIVFPALPAGEVMDEQKEEMNL from the coding sequence ATGAACAAGCCCAAGGGTTATTTCTTCCCGTTGCGGCCGGGGTCCCGCAAGAGCGGCAGGCTGCGTCTGTCCTCGAAGCTGCGGAGTATTCAGCTGATTATTACGCTGACGTTCATGGCGGTGACTGCGGCGGTGGCCGTGATCGTCAGTGTGCTGCTGTACGGCAAGTTCGCCAACACGGCGGAGGAGAATGCCAATCTCAACATGCAGCAGATCATCGAGCAGGTGAACTATAACCTGGAGCTGTATGTGAAGGGGATGGGCAGTATTTTTGCGACCGCCGAGAAGCAGATTACCTCTACGCCCTCCATTGATTCCCCGCTGCTCTATGAACGGATGGATACACTGATGAGCAGCCGTGAGGATCTGGTGTCCGTGGCTGTTTTTACCCCGCAGGGGAAGTATGTCGTAGGAACGCCGGGGCAGACGATGCGCCTGAACACTCAGCTGGAGAGCCAGAGCTGGTTCACCACAGCCAAGCGTACCTCGGAGATCTCCTATTCCGCCCCGCATATCCAGAATCTGTTCAAGGGCAGATATACCTGGGTGGTCTCCATCTCCAAGCTGATTCAATACAGGGAGAACGGGGAGCTGAGAACCGGTGTGCTGCTGCTGGATTTCAACTTCAGAACGATTGATCAGCTCAGCAAGCAGGTCAAGCTGGGAAAAAGAGGCTACGCCTACATCCTCGATCCGCTCGGCAATATCGTCTACCATCCCCAGCAGCAGCTCATCTATGCCGGGCTGAAGTACGAGAACGTAGAGCCGGTGCTGGAATATGCCTACCGCAGCTATCTGGATGAATCGACCGGAGAGAAGCGGTTTATTACCGTGCGTACACTGGCGCAGACCGGCTGGAAGATCGTCGGGGTCGCTTATTACGATGAGATTGTCACCACCAAACGCGATCTGAATCAGTTCCTGGCGTGGTTTCTTGGGGTGGTGCTGGTCTGTGTGATTGCGGTGTCGGTCTTCCTGTCCTGGCTGATTGCCAGCCCCATCCGCAAGCTGGAGCGTACCGTGAAGCAGGTCGCGGATGGGGATCTGAATACGCCGATTAACGTCAGCGGAGCCTATGAGGTAGAGCAGCTGTCGAAGCGCTTCAATATGATGCTCCAGCGTATCCGCCAGCTGATGGAGCAGATCATTTATGAGCAGGAGACGAAGCGTAAGGGCGAGCTTGAGGTGCTGCAATCGCAGATCAACCCGCATTTTCTGTACAATACGCTGAATTCGGTCATCCGGCTGGCAGAACGCGGCAAAACGGATGAAGTCGTCACCATGATCCAGTCGCTCTCGAAATTCTTCCGCATCAGCCTGAGCAAAGGCAAGAACATTATCACCATCCAGGAAGAGCTGGACCACATCCGCCATTACCTGGTGATTCAGAGCTTCCGCTTCAAGAATAAATTCCGTTATGAGATCGCGGCGCAGGAGGAAGTCCTAGAGTGTCAGACGATCAAGCTGATTCTGCAGCCTATCGTGGAGAACGCGCTCTATCACGGGATCGAAATGCTGCCGGACGAGGGGCTGATCTCGATCACCGCCGGGCTTCAGGACGGGCTTGTTACCCTCCGGGTCAGCGACAACGGCCTCGGAATGACCAAGGAGACGATGAACGGCATTCTAAGCGGAAGCGTCAAAAGCACCAGCGGATCAGGAGTCGGTGTCAGGAATGTGCACGAACGGATCGGCCTGTATTACGGGCGGGAGTACGGGCTTGCTTTTCAGAGTGAGCTGGAGGAGGGGACGGTTGTTACGATTGTATTCCCGGCCCTCCCGGCGGGAGAGGTTATGGATGAGCAGAAGGAGGAGATGAACCTGTGA
- the mglC gene encoding galactose/methyl galactoside ABC transporter permease MglC, translating into MTIKRAQSFVTQNAIYIVLVLLIMGIIIYEPSFMSINTLRDVLIQSSTRVIIALGVAFILITAGTDLSAGRVVGFTAVISASMLQIPDYSRRFFPDLPQVQVWLPILIAIVAGLLCGLVNGIIVSKLNVPPFIATLGTMLIVYGLNSLYFDMDPNQSQPIGGLRSDFTDIGSGFIGSGQYSIPYIVLIALGVAAIVWVLFNKTKLGKNMYAIGGNMQAAKVSGINVSKNLIYIYAIAGALYGLAGVLEAARTGGATNNYGNMYELDAIAACVVGGVSTTGGIGTVPGVLVGVIIFTLINYGLTFIGISPYYQLIIKGLIIIAAVSFDMRKYSSKK; encoded by the coding sequence ATGACTATTAAAAGAGCGCAGTCCTTCGTGACTCAAAACGCTATCTACATCGTGCTGGTACTGCTGATCATGGGGATTATCATATACGAGCCAAGCTTCATGTCCATTAACACCTTGCGGGATGTACTGATTCAGTCCTCCACACGCGTGATTATTGCGCTCGGGGTGGCCTTTATCCTGATCACCGCCGGGACCGACTTGTCGGCAGGCCGGGTGGTTGGTTTCACAGCTGTTATCTCAGCTTCCATGCTGCAGATTCCAGACTACTCCCGCCGCTTCTTCCCCGATCTGCCACAGGTGCAGGTCTGGCTGCCGATTCTGATCGCCATTGTTGCCGGTCTGCTCTGCGGGCTCGTCAACGGGATTATCGTCTCCAAGCTGAATGTTCCGCCTTTCATCGCCACACTAGGCACTATGCTGATCGTATACGGCCTGAACTCCCTGTACTTCGATATGGACCCTAACCAATCGCAGCCGATCGGCGGCCTGCGTTCTGACTTCACGGATATCGGCTCCGGCTTCATCGGCAGCGGCCAATATTCCATTCCGTACATCGTACTCATAGCCCTCGGAGTCGCGGCGATCGTCTGGGTGCTGTTCAACAAAACCAAGCTGGGCAAAAACATGTACGCCATTGGCGGCAACATGCAGGCAGCCAAGGTATCCGGGATCAACGTCTCCAAGAACCTGATCTACATCTACGCCATCGCCGGTGCCCTGTACGGTCTGGCCGGTGTGCTTGAAGCAGCCAGAACCGGCGGCGCTACCAACAACTACGGGAACATGTACGAGCTTGACGCCATCGCAGCCTGCGTCGTCGGCGGCGTATCCACCACCGGCGGGATCGGTACCGTGCCGGGCGTCCTGGTCGGGGTTATCATCTTCACCCTAATCAACTACGGCCTGACCTTCATCGGCATCAGCCCTTACTACCAGCTGATCATCAAAGGCCTGATCATCATCGCGGCTGTATCGTTTGATATGCGTAAATATTCATCGAAAAAATAG
- a CDS encoding response regulator gives MYKLILAEDEEDVREGIIAQIDWEQYGFEVVEQAENGREAADAIDRLLPDVVVTDIQMPFMNGLQLAEWIRSRHPNTKIIILTGYDEFEYAQKAIKLQIDEYILKPFSSRELIDVLLKVRATIETEIAEKENVFVLSEHYRKSLPVLREQFLSTLVSRRLRSAEIAEKSTEYGIPLTGELFQSSVISIDYIRQDRSSGLQEGRPVSLRDTGDRNLQLYAVLNIAEEICQKHSFGKVFIHRDDVVLLSVSQSPEESDITASTFAILEEICQNVQRFLKLTVTAGAGTVCKAPSMLFHSFGDALQALDYRLILGNNRVIWIEDVESRSSRMLDYDELTQQSLIRTIKLGTVQELREVVDELFRGLDTEQVSAQDYQIFLLEIITSILRVAKESGSGTYDFIGPGLTSLSDMNKFNNLEEARQWIITVCSRLMDSIASERQSSYKQLIDQAKEFIRSHYEESDMSIGRVCQHLHISTGYFSSIFKKEMKMTFVSYLLQIRLEAAKELLRATELKAFEIAERIGFADPNYFSFCFRKKYGQSPKEYKNSARGE, from the coding sequence ATGTACAAATTAATACTCGCCGAAGACGAGGAAGATGTAAGAGAAGGCATTATCGCCCAGATTGACTGGGAGCAGTACGGCTTCGAGGTCGTTGAACAGGCCGAGAACGGGCGGGAGGCGGCGGATGCGATCGACCGGCTGCTGCCGGATGTGGTTGTTACCGATATCCAGATGCCCTTCATGAATGGCCTGCAGCTTGCAGAATGGATACGCAGCCGCCATCCGAATACGAAGATTATCATTCTGACCGGCTATGATGAATTTGAATACGCCCAGAAGGCGATTAAGCTGCAGATTGATGAATATATCCTGAAGCCTTTCTCGTCCCGGGAGCTGATTGATGTTCTGCTTAAGGTTCGCGCCACGATCGAGACCGAGATTGCCGAGAAGGAGAATGTGTTCGTGCTGAGCGAGCATTACCGTAAGAGCCTGCCAGTCTTGCGCGAGCAGTTCCTCTCCACCTTGGTGTCCCGCCGTCTGCGCTCCGCAGAGATCGCTGAGAAAAGCACAGAGTACGGCATCCCCCTCACCGGTGAATTGTTCCAGTCCTCTGTAATCAGCATCGATTATATCCGCCAGGACCGTTCGTCCGGGCTTCAAGAGGGCCGTCCCGTCTCCCTGCGGGATACCGGAGACCGTAATCTTCAGCTCTATGCTGTGCTGAACATAGCGGAGGAGATCTGCCAGAAGCATAGCTTCGGTAAGGTATTCATCCACCGGGATGATGTTGTGCTGCTCTCGGTCAGCCAGAGCCCAGAAGAGAGCGACATTACCGCCAGTACCTTCGCCATTCTCGAAGAGATCTGCCAGAATGTGCAGCGCTTCCTGAAACTTACCGTAACCGCCGGGGCCGGAACCGTATGTAAGGCACCGTCCATGCTGTTCCATTCCTTCGGGGATGCGCTGCAAGCGCTTGATTACCGGCTGATCCTCGGCAACAACCGGGTCATCTGGATTGAGGATGTGGAATCGCGGTCCAGCCGGATGCTGGATTATGACGAGCTGACCCAACAGTCGCTGATCCGCACGATCAAGCTGGGCACCGTCCAGGAGCTGCGCGAAGTAGTGGACGAGTTGTTCCGGGGACTGGATACGGAGCAGGTCTCGGCGCAGGATTATCAGATCTTCCTGTTGGAGATCATCACCTCCATTCTGCGGGTGGCGAAGGAATCCGGGAGCGGAACGTATGATTTTATCGGACCCGGCCTGACCTCGCTAAGCGATATGAACAAATTCAACAACCTGGAAGAAGCCCGGCAGTGGATTATTACCGTATGCAGCCGGCTGATGGATTCCATCGCTTCGGAGCGCCAGTCGAGCTACAAGCAGCTCATAGACCAGGCCAAGGAATTTATCCGCAGCCACTATGAAGAATCCGATATGTCCATCGGCAGGGTATGCCAGCATCTGCATATCAGCACAGGCTATTTCAGCAGCATTTTCAAAAAAGAAATGAAGATGACCTTCGTCAGCTATCTGTTACAGATCCGGCTGGAGGCTGCGAAGGAATTGCTGCGCGCAACCGAGCTGAAGGCGTTCGAGATCGCCGAGCGGATCGGGTTTGCCGACCCGAACTATTTCAGCTTCTGCTTCCGCAAGAAATACGGACAATCCCCCAAAGAGTATAAGAACAGCGCACGGGGAGAATAG